A genomic window from Gossypium hirsutum isolate 1008001.06 chromosome D12, Gossypium_hirsutum_v2.1, whole genome shotgun sequence includes:
- the LOC107943312 gene encoding RING-H2 finger protein ATL67, with protein sequence MATPPLSSPTYLTTNLGVGYAIVVALGFLLLLSTLLLASYICFRSSSPLPPRAISPNPISTPTASNSNGIVLPRIVFIGEEDHEHDEENVVVFGLDRAVINSYPKFRFSKEEVSTAVEVTGSSAGNTICSICLCEYRESEMLRMMPECRHCFHVTCIDAWLKLNGSCPVCRNSPLPTPISTPLSEVVPLSQYDADRRRW encoded by the coding sequence ATGGCAACCCCTCCCCTTTCATCCCCTACTTATCTCACCACCAATTTAGGCGTCGGCTACGCCATCGTCGTCGCCCTCggcttcctcctcctcctctccactCTCCTCCTCGCTTCCTACATTTGCTTCCGCTCTTCCTCGCCCCTTCCACCTCGTGCCATTTCCCCCAACCCCATTTCAACACCCACCGCCTCCAACTCCAACGGTATCGTCCTCCCCAGGATTGTTTTCATCGGCGAAGAAGACCATGAACACGACGAAGAAAACGTCGTCGTCTTTGGGCTTGATCGTGCCGTCATAAACTCTTACCCCAAGTTCCGGTTCAGCAAAGAGGAGGTGTCTACGGCGGTGGAGGTGACGGGTTCTAGTGCTGGGAACACCATTTGTTCGATATGTTTGTGTGAGTATAGAGAATCAGAGATGTTGAGGATGATGCCTGAATGTAGGCATTGTTTTCATGTAACTTGTATTGATGCTTGGTTGAAACTTAATGGGTCTTGTCCTGTTTGTCGGAACTCACCGCTTCCGACACCGATTTCTACGCCTTTGTCGGAAGTTGTACCTTTGTCTCAGTACGATGCTGATCGGAGGAGGTGGTGA